One Thamnophis elegans isolate rThaEle1 chromosome 2, rThaEle1.pri, whole genome shotgun sequence genomic window, AAAGAGGGGAATTTAAAACGCCTTGACCAAATAGTGATCCAGCAACTGATCCACATCGGAGAAAGTAAAATTACCCCTAACAAACAGGAAAATAGCTTCTGCCAGAATGTAGGCATCAACAGACCTCAAATTCTCCATTTAGGAGAGAAGCCGTATCTCTGCATCATTTGTGAGAAAACCTTCCGCAATCACTCAGGACTTATGGTCCATCAGAGAATCCATACAGGAGAGAAGCCGTATAAATGCCCGGATTGTGACAAGAGTTTCAACCAGCGATCCCATCTCACCTCTCACCACGGGACCCACACAGGCGAGAAGCCGTTTAAATGCTTTGACTGTGGGAAGAGTTTCAGTTACAACTCTGGGCTCATCATACACCAGCGAATTCACACCGGGGAGAAACCGTATAAATGCTCCAACTGTGAGAAAAGCTTCAGCCAAAAATCTCACCTCCTTTCGCATCAGAGGACCCATATGGGAGAGAAATCTTTCAAATGCCCTGACTGCGGGAAAAGCTTCAGTTACAACTCCGGTCTCGTCATACATCAACGGATCCACACTGGGGAGAAGCCTTATAAATGTTCTGACTGCGGAAAGAGCTTCAA contains:
- the LOC116502991 gene encoding zinc finger protein 239-like; protein product: MATKTGKPATIKEEPEHVEMQVMFRGGSKASSSQRCKQERGTGNHYNLLPERRVKATSDKTQSKAGQCKEGNLKRLDQIVIQQLIHIGESKITPNKQENSFCQNVGINRPQILHLGEKPYLCIICEKTFRNHSGLMVHQRIHTGEKPYKCPDCDKSFNQRSHLTSHHGTHTGEKPFKCFDCGKSFSYNSGLIIHQRIHTGEKPYKCSNCEKSFSQKSHLLSHQRTHMGEKSFKCPDCGKSFSYNSGLVIHQRIHTGEKPYKCSDCGKSFNQRSHLISHQGIHTGQKPYTCQDCGKSFSFNSGLVIHQRLHTGEKPYKCPNCGKNFNQKSHLISHQRIHIGQKT